The window AAAGCGCGGATAAGTGGTCTAAAACCGCGGATATCCGCTACACGGTGGTGAGAGTTCCGTAAAAACGTATATTTCCTGCTGAATTTTATGGTTGCTGTCTATGAAAATAACATCATTACCAAGCAGCAATATATCCTTTTATCCCGCTTCATTTTTTCCCCCTCTTAAATACCGTTTTTTTTCATAACCTGTCCATTCCAACATATATTGAACTAAGAAAGCTTGTGTTATTCCAGTTGAGGACATGCAGGATCCGTTTTAATAAAAAGCTAGGGTTCGTGAAAGGCAGAGAGGAAGATGGAGATGAACCGGAAATGGTTAGCGTTTCTTATGGCAGGCTCCCTGCTGACAGGGGCCGGCGGGACATATGCAGCCATCATGTTTAAAATGGAAACGATACCGCTCAAGCAGGAGCAACAGACTAAATTAGAATCGGATGAACAGGGACAGCAGTCCATGCCTAACCAGACGATTGGGGAAGGCAATATGGATAAAATTGTCCAGGCCTACCAGCTCATCAAAGGAAATTATATCGAGGAAGTGAAGGAGGAGCAATTGGTCGAGGGTGCCATTCAGGGGATGCTCACGACCTTGGATGACCCTTATTCCGTGTACATGGACAAGGAGACCGCTAGGCAGTTCAGCCAGTCGTTGGATTCATCCTTTGAAGGAATTGGCGCAGAGGTGAGCATGGTCGACGGGAAAATTGTCATTGTGTCACCATTTAAGGATTCACCGGCAGAAAAGGCAGGAATCAAACCCAATGATCAAATCCTCAAGGTGGACGGTCAAAGTGTGGAAGGGCTTGATTTATATGAGGCAACATTAAAAATCCGTGGGGAAAAAGGTACAACAGTCAAGCTGCAGATTATGAGACAAGGGTTAAAGGATCCGATAACGGTCCAAGTTAAGCGTGATGAAATCCCGCAAATTACTGTTTATTCGAAGGTCAAAAAGCAGGAGGAGCAATCTGTCGGATATATCGAAATTACGTCTTTTTCAGAGGAGACGGCTGCTGAATTTAAAAAGCAGCTGAAGCAGCTTGAGAAAAAGAATATCGATGGACTTGTGATTGATGTACGTGGCAATCCGGGTGGTTTCCTCGAAAGCGTGCAGGAAATTCTGAAGGAATTTGTCACGAAGGAAAAGCCGTATATGCAGATTGAAAAGCGTAATGGTGAAAGAGAAAAGTATTTTACGACGTTAAATAAGGAAAAGACTTATCCGGTTGCGGTATTGATTGATAAAGGCAGCGCCTCAGCCTCGGAAATTATGGCAGGTGCTCTCCAGGAGGCAGAAGGGTTTACCTTAATCGGCGAGAAGACCTTTGGCAAAGGGACTGTGCAGCAGGCCGTTCCAATGGGCGATGGCAGCAATATAAAGCTGACCCTGTTTAAATGGCTGACACCGGAGGGAAATTGGATCCACAAAAAAGGCATCAAGCCGGATTTACAGGTCACCCAGACCGAGCTTTATCATACCCATCCATTGCAGCTGACAGAGCCATTAAAAAAGGATATGAACAATGAGCAGGTGAAAAATGCGCAGCAAATCCTCCTAAGCCTTGGCTATGAAACGGGCAGAAAGGATGGCTATTTTAACAAAGCGACCGAAACGGCCGTGAAGGCATTCCAGCAGGAAAATAAGCTGAGCGTAACCGGCATGATTGATGACAAAACGTCTGCTGCCCTTGAGCAGAAGGTGATGAAGGAATTGAAAAAGGAAAGCAATGACCTCCAATTACAGGCAGCGTTAAAATTTATCGCCCAAGCGGCAAAAAGAGAACCATAACAGGTTCATCCTATAATCCAAATGGCTGAAATAGGTGCTGAGTCTGGCAATCAAACAGAACTGGGATCAACCCAAATTCCAGCTCCTGCCTTTTGCTAGGTTCAGCGCTTTTTCGTACACTTTTGTTAACTTTTCAGAATATCAGAAACATGTCGAAGCCATAAGCAGTACAATAATCATAGAGTATAAAAAAACATCTCATGAAGGAGATGGACAAAATGGCTGAAAAGAATAACCGCCATAGACAATATGAAACAATAACCGGATGGCTGTTCATTGTCCTCCTTACAATAGCGACTGCAGTGAAGTTCCTAAATGGAAGCCTCGCAAAGGGAACGATGGGAATGATGACCATTGTGTTGTTAGCCGGCATCCTATTGTATCAGAGCCGTTCACCACGTCCTTTTCCAGTCGCCTTTACCATCATCATCTACAGCTTTACCTATATAGCCGTTGGACTTGGAACATTAGGCGGATTCTATGCAATCCATCATTTTGACGATGTTTTGCACTTTTTATCAGGAGTTTGGATTGGCTATGGAAGCTTGATTCTACTTCAAATCTTGGCAGGTGAGGACATGGCCGCACGTCTCCCAAAAGGGTTTGTCACCCTTTATATGATTAGCTTCGCCCTAGCGGCGGCGGGTCTTTGGGAGCTGTTTGAATTTGCTGGTGACAAATGGTTTCATATGACCGCCCAGGGCAGGAATCACGATGATACGATGTTCGACATGATCAATGGACTCACAGGAGGCACTGTAGCGGCACTCATCTATTGGCGAAAGCAGCGCAGCTGAGTACTCATCATACTTCAATCAACATCTTTAATAGAATTCTAAAATGTGTCAATACGCCTAATTTACTGTCACGCTTTAATTTGATAGAATAATATAATAGAAATGATAGAGATTCTGAATTTCTAAATGAATGATCAATAGAGGTTGGTGGCAGTATTGGCACTAGATTGGGGCATCGAGTTGTTAAAAGGAGTAGAAAGGCTCTTTCTACATCCGCTGTTTTATTATTTGTTGGTCGTTGCAGCTATGTTGGGAATCTCAAGAGTAAAGCGGGAACGCAAGCAATTCCATGTTCGTGTGAAAAATGCTTATTATGAATTACGACAGCTTTTACCGCTCGGATTCATCCTTGGTTTAAGCCTGTCTGTTGTAACCATTGGCGCCGGACTGGTGATTCCAATGGAAACGATTATTTTCGTTGCATTATTTACGTTTTTATGGAGCTTGACCACTAATTTTCGCTTTTTATCTCCGGTTTACACTGTTGGTTTTGCCTTTTTCACTACGCTGTTTTTTCTTAGTAAAAAATGGTCTCTTCCCCTTATTGAAAGTCATACGCCTGAGTGGAATCCATCCATTCTTCCTTCGATTGCCGCCTTGCTTGGTTTATTAATCGTGGCAGAGGGTATTTTTATTTTTCGAAATGGAAGGAAGGGCACGTCCCCTAAGCTGATCAAAGGGAAACGGGGAATGCGTGTCGGCGTACATGAAGTGAAGCGTCTATGGATGCTGCCTTTATTTTTGATTATTCCAGGTGAAGCCTTACAGGCACCCTTTGAATGGTGGCCGGTCTTTTCAGTCGGCGGTCAAACGTATTCCATTCTGCTTGTTCCGTTTGCCATCGGATACTACCAGCAGATTCAAGGGAAGCTGCCGGTCATGGCGGTTAAGCAGACCGGAAAAAAGATCATCCTATTCGGGGTTGTCATTACGATTCTCTCAGCAGCAGGATATTGGTATCCGCTTGCAGCGATTGTCGTTACCGCACTGGCGATGATTGGTCGCGAAATCTTATCGATGCGCCAGCGTATCGTCGAGGACAATCTCCCGTTTTATTTTTCAATGCGAAATCAAGGGGTCATGATCCTTGGTGTTATACCGGATTCACCGGCGGAGAAAATGGGTCTTCAGGTTGGTGAGGTTGTGTCAAAGGTGAATGGCGTGACGGTTGCAGACGAGGAAAGCTTCTATGATGCGATGCAAAAAAACCGGGCCCACTGTAAGCTAGAGGTGCTTGATGTAAACGATCAGATCCGCTTCGTGCAAAGAGCGCTCTATGAGGGTGACCATTACCAGCTCGGTATCCTCTTTGTTCAGGATGAGAAAAATTGGGCTGAGGAAGATAGGGTTATGAAACAGCAAAACGATCCGACAGTTATTAATCATTTCCCAGAATAACAACCATGCATGATGAATGACTGAAAAATATTGATTACAAAAGAAAAAACCACTTGTTAGATATCCAATCGATATCCATCAAGTGGTTTTTATTTTTGTGAAGTTATTGCATTTTTTTCGTAATGTAAAAAAATATTCTATTTAACTTCATTCAGCAAATGCTTTTTGTAAGGCAAATGGTACTTCGATTCAGTGGGGGATCAAACTCCAGCTGAATGAAGTTAAGCCTCCGGCGAGTCTTGCGATTTTTTAAAGGTAGTTTATCGAGCGAGCTCGATAAAAATCCGGACGCAAATTCGACGGGCGAATTTGATTGCTTCTTTAAATAAATTATTTTCATTAATTTTTAAAAATTTATATGGATTAATCTATATAATATTGACTAGAAAATGCCTGTCATGTAAGCCTTTACCATCCTAATATTAGGCATATGGCATCATTTTTCTTCTATTCATCTCGAAATTAGATTGATTTTATCCAAAATCAATATTAGAAAGATTACCGATGTTGTAATATGATGAATATATCGAAAATCAATACCAATTTGAGAACAGTTTGAAACAACCTATCTTGATATTGATATTAATGCTAGGTCATCATATTTTTATGCAAAGGGTGAAGTGAATTGATGAATCAAAGTAAAATTCCGGTAAAACAAGGTCTTTATAATCCAAGCTTCGAAAAGGATGCCTGCGGAATTGGCTTTATTGCCAATGTAAAAGGACAGAAAGAGCATAATATTGTTCAACAAGGTCTAACGATGCTGGCACGGATGGAGCATCGAGGCGGTCAAGGAAGTGACCTGGATACAGGTGATGGGGCAGGGATTATGACGCAAATTCCTCATGCTTTCTTCGCAAACATAAACCCCCAATTGAACACATATGGAGAAGGAAATTACGGAGTTGGAATGGTTTTCCTTCCGAGAAACGCTGAACAACGTGAGCAATGTGAAGCCGTATTGGCGAACTTGATTAAAGCGGAAGGTCAGGTTGTACTAGGCTGGAGAACGGTACCAACCAATGATCGTGCTATCGGAGTGAAGGCAAAGGCGAGCCAACCCATGATTCGTCAGTTATTCATCGGAAAATCAAAGGACATTCAGACAGAGCTCGATTTTGACCGAAAGCTATATGTCATCAGGAAACGAGCTGAGAAAGAGGTCCGTGAAAATCAGCTTGCCAAGGATTCTACCTTTTATTTTGCGAGTCTTTCGACAAAGACAATCGTCTACAAAGGGATGCTAACCCCTGAACAAATGGACCAATACTATTTGGATTTACAGGATGAAAGCTTTACATCTGCCTTTACCTTAGTTCATTCACGTTATAGCACCAATACCTTCCCGAGCTGGGAAAGAGCCCATCCCAATCGTTATTTGATTCATAATGGAGAAATTAATACCGTAAAAGGGAATATCAATTGGATGAAAGCACGCGAAAATATGTTTGAAAATTCTGTATTTGGTAAGAGCGGCCATGAAGTGCTTCCGGTTATTGATGAAACCGGCAGTGACTCCTCCTCCTTTGACAATGCCTTGGAATTTCTCCACCTATCCGGTCGTTCCTTAGCACATGCTGCGATGATGATGGTACCGGAGCCATGGGAAAAGGATGATGTAATGGATGAAAGCTTAAAGGCCTTTTATGAGTATCACAGCCATGTAATGGAGCCATGGGATGGTCCTGCTGCCTTTGCCTTTACAGATGGGAAGCAAATTGGTGCGATGCTCGATCGAAATGGTCTTCGTCCTGCCCGCTATTATGTGACCGCAGATGAACAGATCATCTTTGCCTCTGAAGCAGGCGTACTCGATGTGGATGAAAGCCGCATTCTTGAAAAAGGAAGATTAAGTCCAGGGAATCTGCTACTGGTTGATTTAGAAAAAGGTCGGATCATTCAAAACGATGAAGTGAAAAAACAGGTGGCCAATCAGGAGCCCTATCGACAATGGCTAAATAATCAAAGCGTTCATATCAATCAATTACCAGAGGGTGGAGACAGTGCGAAGACCGTAACAGCCAAGCTGAAATCATTTCAGCAAGCACATGGTTTTACACAAGAAGAATTAAATGATCAGCTTCTTCCCATGGCAAGAGACGGAAAGGATCCGATTGGTTCGATGGGGAGTGATACACCGCTTGCCGTACTCTCGAATCATTCACAGCTGCTATACAACTATTTCCAGCAGGTGTTCGCACAGGTAACGAACCCGCCGATTGATGCGATGCGTGAACAATATGTCACGTCAACCTCTACATTATTAGGTCCTGAAGGGAATCTTCTGCAGCTAACGGAAGCAAGCTGTCAGCGAATCCGGCTTGATGGACCGATTTTGACAAATGAAGATTT of the Bacillus tuaregi genome contains:
- a CDS encoding PDZ domain-containing protein; translated protein: MALDWGIELLKGVERLFLHPLFYYLLVVAAMLGISRVKRERKQFHVRVKNAYYELRQLLPLGFILGLSLSVVTIGAGLVIPMETIIFVALFTFLWSLTTNFRFLSPVYTVGFAFFTTLFFLSKKWSLPLIESHTPEWNPSILPSIAALLGLLIVAEGIFIFRNGRKGTSPKLIKGKRGMRVGVHEVKRLWMLPLFLIIPGEALQAPFEWWPVFSVGGQTYSILLVPFAIGYYQQIQGKLPVMAVKQTGKKIILFGVVITILSAAGYWYPLAAIVVTALAMIGREILSMRQRIVEDNLPFYFSMRNQGVMILGVIPDSPAEKMGLQVGEVVSKVNGVTVADEESFYDAMQKNRAHCKLEVLDVNDQIRFVQRALYEGDHYQLGILFVQDEKNWAEEDRVMKQQNDPTVINHFPE
- a CDS encoding S41 family peptidase, which encodes MNRKWLAFLMAGSLLTGAGGTYAAIMFKMETIPLKQEQQTKLESDEQGQQSMPNQTIGEGNMDKIVQAYQLIKGNYIEEVKEEQLVEGAIQGMLTTLDDPYSVYMDKETARQFSQSLDSSFEGIGAEVSMVDGKIVIVSPFKDSPAEKAGIKPNDQILKVDGQSVEGLDLYEATLKIRGEKGTTVKLQIMRQGLKDPITVQVKRDEIPQITVYSKVKKQEEQSVGYIEITSFSEETAAEFKKQLKQLEKKNIDGLVIDVRGNPGGFLESVQEILKEFVTKEKPYMQIEKRNGEREKYFTTLNKEKTYPVAVLIDKGSASASEIMAGALQEAEGFTLIGEKTFGKGTVQQAVPMGDGSNIKLTLFKWLTPEGNWIHKKGIKPDLQVTQTELYHTHPLQLTEPLKKDMNNEQVKNAQQILLSLGYETGRKDGYFNKATETAVKAFQQENKLSVTGMIDDKTSAALEQKVMKELKKESNDLQLQAALKFIAQAAKREP